A window from Thermomonas aquatica encodes these proteins:
- a CDS encoding LysM peptidoglycan-binding domain-containing protein, producing MSNGKPDFSNVQGSVQSTGEIKPDFSNVESKVTSTAQINEGGGGGGGEQTYTVAKGDTLSHIAKELYGKAGKWHAIYDANRDVIGDNPDKIYPGQVLKIPAIED from the coding sequence ATGAGCAACGGCAAACCCGATTTTTCCAATGTACAAGGCAGCGTGCAGAGTACCGGGGAAATCAAACCGGATTTCTCCAATGTCGAGTCGAAAGTCACCTCAACGGCCCAGATCAACGAGGGCGGTGGCGGCGGCGGCGGCGAGCAGACCTATACCGTGGCGAAGGGCGACACCCTGTCGCACATCGCCAAGGAGCTCTACGGCAAGGCCGGCAAATGGCACGCCATCTATGACGCAAACCGCGACGTGATCGGCGACAACCCCGACAAGATCTACCCCGGCCAGGTGTTGAAGATCCCGGCCATCGAAGAC